The proteins below come from a single Ruegeria sp. SCSIO 43209 genomic window:
- the dxs gene encoding 1-deoxy-D-xylulose-5-phosphate synthase: MSDRPNTPLLDLVSRPADLKQFSDAQLHQVAHELRAETISAVSVTGGHLGAGLGVVELTTALHAVFDTPRDKIIWDVGHQCYPHKILTERRDRIRTLRTKDGLSGFTKRSESAYDPFGAAHSSTSISAALGFAVARDLGGVTPEGLGDAIAVIGDGSMSAGMAFEAMNNAGHLKKRLIVILNDNEMSIAPPVGALSNYLSRIYAEEPFHDLKAAAKGAVSLLPEPFREGAKRAKDMLKGMAMGGTLFEELGFSYLGPIDGHDLDQLLPVLRAVKAKASGPILIHVLTKKGKGYAPAEQARDKGHATAKFDVVTGEQKKAPSNAPSYTSVFGKTLVDEAARDDKIVAVTAAMPDGTGLNLFAERYPSRCFDVAIAEQHGVTFSAALAAGGMKPFCAMYSTFLQRGYDQVVHDVAIQRLPVRFAIDRAGLVGADGATHAGSFDIAYMANLPGMVVMAAADEAELMHMVATAAAHDDGPIAFRYPRGEGAGVDLPERGEVLEIGKGRLIQKGARVALLSFGTRLAEVQKAAEALSARGIKPTIADARFAKPLDRDLILDLAANHEALITIEEGAIGGFGSHVAQLLADEGVFDEGLKYRSMVLPDIFIDQASPADMYAVAGMNAEQIEAKVLSVLGVATIGEKRA, from the coding sequence ATGTCTGACCGCCCGAATACGCCCTTGTTGGACCTTGTGAGCCGCCCAGCGGATCTGAAGCAGTTTTCAGATGCGCAGTTGCATCAGGTCGCACATGAGTTGCGGGCCGAGACGATTTCAGCAGTGTCGGTGACCGGAGGGCATCTGGGCGCGGGTCTGGGTGTCGTCGAGCTGACCACGGCGTTGCACGCGGTATTCGACACGCCACGAGACAAGATCATCTGGGACGTAGGTCACCAGTGTTATCCGCACAAGATTCTGACAGAACGCCGGGACCGAATTCGCACCCTGCGCACAAAAGACGGCCTAAGCGGATTCACCAAGCGCAGTGAAAGCGCCTATGATCCATTCGGCGCTGCACATTCCAGTACCTCAATCAGTGCCGCGCTAGGCTTTGCTGTCGCGCGTGATCTAGGCGGCGTTACGCCTGAAGGGCTGGGCGATGCGATCGCTGTGATCGGCGATGGCTCTATGTCCGCCGGTATGGCCTTTGAGGCGATGAATAATGCAGGCCATCTGAAGAAACGCTTGATCGTAATTCTCAATGACAATGAGATGAGCATTGCACCACCAGTGGGCGCCTTGTCGAACTATCTATCGCGCATCTATGCCGAAGAACCATTTCACGATCTGAAAGCTGCTGCCAAAGGTGCGGTATCGTTGCTGCCGGAACCCTTCCGCGAAGGGGCAAAGCGCGCCAAGGATATGCTGAAAGGCATGGCTATGGGTGGGACGCTATTTGAAGAGCTCGGCTTTTCCTATCTCGGCCCCATCGACGGGCATGATCTGGACCAGTTGCTGCCGGTTCTGCGTGCGGTCAAGGCGAAGGCAAGCGGACCGATCCTGATCCATGTGTTGACCAAGAAAGGCAAGGGGTATGCCCCCGCCGAACAGGCCCGCGACAAGGGTCACGCGACCGCCAAGTTCGATGTGGTGACGGGCGAGCAGAAAAAGGCGCCTTCGAACGCGCCTTCCTATACCTCGGTCTTTGGCAAGACACTGGTCGATGAAGCAGCGCGGGATGACAAGATCGTCGCGGTTACAGCCGCGATGCCGGACGGGACCGGGCTGAACCTGTTTGCCGAGCGCTATCCGTCGCGCTGTTTCGACGTAGCGATTGCCGAACAGCATGGCGTGACCTTCTCGGCTGCGTTGGCCGCCGGGGGGATGAAGCCTTTCTGTGCGATGTATTCAACCTTCCTGCAGCGTGGCTATGATCAGGTTGTGCATGATGTGGCGATCCAACGCCTGCCGGTGCGATTTGCCATCGACCGTGCGGGTCTGGTTGGGGCAGACGGTGCGACCCATGCGGGGTCGTTTGATATTGCTTACATGGCCAACCTTCCGGGTATGGTTGTCATGGCGGCTGCAGATGAGGCCGAATTGATGCACATGGTCGCCACTGCGGCGGCACATGACGATGGCCCGATCGCTTTCCGGTATCCTCGCGGCGAAGGAGCGGGCGTTGATCTGCCCGAGCGCGGAGAAGTATTGGAGATCGGCAAGGGCCGATTGATCCAGAAAGGTGCCCGGGTGGCGCTGCTGTCTTTCGGTACGCGGCTGGCCGAAGTGCAGAAAGCAGCAGAGGCGCTGTCGGCGCGCGGGATCAAGCCCACCATCGCCGATGCACGCTTTGCCAAACCGCTGGATCGGGACCTGATCCTTGATCTGGCTGCCAATCACGAGGCACTGATCACCATCGAGGAAGGGGCCATCGGCGGCTTTGGCAGCCATGTTGCGCAATTGCTTGCGGATGAGGGCGTGTTTGACGAAGGGTTGAAGTATCGCTCGATGGTGCTGCCGGATATCTTCATCGATCAGGCGAGCCCGGCGGATATGTACGCCGTCGCAGGAATGAACGCAGAACAGATCGAGGCAAAGGTGCTTTCGGTTCTTGGCGTTGCTACAATCGGTGAGAAACGCGCCTGA
- a CDS encoding polyprenyl synthetase family protein codes for MFREKLAQDAALIQSHFDLVLSALDDLDVTRAMAYATEGGKRLRGFMVLESARLLGVDTARAIWPATGIEALHAYSLVHDDLPCMDDDDLRRGRPTVHVKWDEGTAVLAGDALQTLAFELCARPEVGNAEIRAELALTLAKASGAQGMVLGQALDIAAETAAEPLTLDEITHLQAGKTGALIEWSACAGARLAQADPTPLRQYAQALGLAFQIADDILDVEGDAEKAGKRLQKDAEAGKATFVSLLGLDAARSRAIELVEQACAALDEHGSAAETLKQAARFVIARDS; via the coding sequence ATGTTTCGTGAAAAGCTGGCACAGGATGCCGCGCTGATTCAGAGCCATTTCGATCTGGTTCTGAGCGCGCTGGATGATCTGGATGTGACACGGGCCATGGCCTATGCCACCGAGGGCGGCAAGCGTCTGCGAGGGTTTATGGTATTGGAAAGCGCGCGGTTGCTTGGCGTCGATACAGCTCGGGCAATCTGGCCAGCGACGGGTATCGAAGCGCTGCATGCATACTCTCTGGTCCATGACGACCTGCCTTGCATGGATGATGACGACCTGAGGCGTGGACGCCCGACGGTGCACGTGAAATGGGATGAGGGCACCGCCGTTCTGGCCGGGGATGCGCTGCAGACACTTGCGTTTGAGCTTTGCGCTCGGCCAGAGGTTGGAAACGCTGAAATACGCGCTGAATTGGCTCTAACACTGGCAAAAGCGAGCGGCGCACAGGGTATGGTTCTGGGTCAGGCGCTGGATATCGCCGCTGAGACGGCGGCGGAGCCGCTGACACTGGATGAGATTACACATCTGCAAGCGGGCAAGACCGGTGCGTTGATCGAATGGTCCGCCTGCGCGGGTGCGCGATTGGCGCAGGCCGATCCCACCCCCTTGCGCCAATATGCCCAGGCGCTTGGGCTTGCCTTTCAGATCGCGGATGACATTTTGGATGTCGAAGGAGATGCCGAAAAGGCCGGAAAGCGGCTGCAGAAAGACGCCGAGGCGGGCAAGGCGACCTTTGTCTCGCTACTGGGTCTGGACGCCGCCAGATCCCGTGCAATTGAGCTTGTGGAACAGGCTTGTGCTGCGCTGGACGAACATGGCTCCGCTGCAGAAACCTTGAAGCAGGCTGCCCGCTTCGTTATTGCCCGGGACAGCTAA
- a CDS encoding exodeoxyribonuclease VII small subunit gives MTDTPVEQMTFEQAMKELEAVVGQLERGDVALDQSIALYERGAALKKRCEDELKRAEEKVAAITLDAGGQPTGTTPVEGQ, from the coding sequence ATGACCGATACCCCAGTTGAACAGATGACGTTCGAACAAGCGATGAAAGAGCTTGAGGCCGTGGTTGGCCAGTTGGAACGTGGTGATGTGGCGCTGGATCAATCGATTGCGCTGTACGAACGTGGCGCCGCATTGAAGAAGCGCTGCGAGGATGAGCTGAAGCGTGCTGAGGAAAAAGTGGCCGCGATCACTCTGGACGCAGGTGGTCAGCCAACCGGGACGACGCCTGTCGAAGGTCAGTAA
- a CDS encoding histone deacetylase family protein, with product MKTALLTHADCLNHVTPEGHPERVARLEHILHALEGLDLQRVTAPLAADDDLLRVHPQNHISDILDHRPPDGFKQIDGDTFMSPGSVDAAYRAAGAAVRAVDIVLGGEAPNAFCAIRPPGHHAETETAMGFCLFGNAALAAKHALDHHGLNRVAVVDFDVHHGNGTQDLLWDEKRALVITSQQMPLWPGSGRPDETGAYETVLNIPLAPGTGGAEMRAAYEAQAFPRLRAFRPELIIISAGFDAHQDDPLANLNWSTGDFAWITAELCKIADEVCDGRIVSTLEGGYDLNALAEATRAHVEELIKAAR from the coding sequence ATGAAAACCGCCCTATTGACCCATGCAGATTGTTTGAACCATGTGACACCTGAGGGACATCCGGAACGGGTGGCGCGGTTAGAGCATATCCTGCATGCGCTTGAGGGGCTGGATCTTCAGCGTGTGACGGCGCCGTTGGCGGCGGATGATGATCTGCTAAGGGTGCATCCGCAGAACCATATCAGCGATATTCTCGACCATAGGCCCCCGGATGGGTTCAAGCAGATTGATGGGGATACGTTCATGTCTCCGGGATCTGTTGATGCAGCCTATCGTGCGGCAGGTGCCGCCGTGCGGGCCGTTGATATAGTTCTGGGCGGCGAAGCGCCGAACGCGTTTTGCGCTATTCGGCCTCCGGGGCATCATGCCGAGACCGAGACGGCCATGGGGTTCTGCCTGTTTGGGAATGCCGCGCTGGCTGCAAAGCACGCGTTGGATCATCACGGGTTGAACCGCGTGGCAGTGGTGGATTTCGACGTGCATCATGGCAATGGCACGCAAGACCTGCTGTGGGATGAGAAACGCGCTTTGGTGATTACCAGCCAGCAGATGCCCTTATGGCCGGGCTCGGGCCGCCCGGATGAGACCGGTGCTTATGAGACCGTTTTGAACATACCACTGGCTCCGGGCACGGGTGGGGCCGAGATGCGGGCAGCCTATGAGGCGCAAGCCTTTCCGCGTCTGCGGGCGTTCAGGCCGGAACTGATCATTATATCCGCTGGGTTTGATGCGCATCAGGATGATCCGTTGGCCAATCTCAATTGGTCCACTGGCGATTTCGCCTGGATCACGGCGGAGCTGTGCAAGATTGCCGATGAAGTGTGTGATGGCCGTATCGTCTCGACTCTGGAAGGCGGTTATGATCTGAACGCATTGGCCGAGGCGACACGCGCCCATGTGGAAGAACTGATAAAGGCAGCACGATGA
- a CDS encoding response regulator → MSEMDAHLLIVDDDERIRDLLKKFLMRSGFLVTAARDAAHARRVLSGLDFDLIVLDVMMPGEDGVSLTRSLRDTHSTPILLLTAKGETEHRIAGLEAGADDYLAKPFEPKELLLRINAILRRMPETPAQDTAAKILHLGPIRYDIERGEMWQGEDPVRLTATESQLMKIFSAQPGEPISRAKLVEDLGRDKGQAQERAVDVQITRLRRKLEQDPKQPRYLQTVRGAGYMLAPD, encoded by the coding sequence ATGAGCGAAATGGACGCCCATCTTCTGATCGTCGACGATGACGAGCGTATTCGTGATTTGCTCAAGAAATTCCTGATGCGCAGCGGTTTTCTTGTAACCGCGGCGCGGGATGCAGCGCACGCACGGCGGGTTTTGTCGGGGCTCGATTTCGACTTGATTGTACTGGATGTGATGATGCCCGGCGAAGACGGCGTTAGCCTGACCCGATCCCTGCGCGACACCCATTCCACCCCGATCCTGCTTTTGACGGCCAAGGGCGAGACCGAGCATCGGATTGCCGGGCTTGAGGCGGGTGCGGATGACTATCTGGCCAAGCCATTCGAGCCGAAAGAGTTGCTGCTGAGGATCAACGCCATTCTGCGTCGGATGCCAGAGACACCTGCACAGGACACGGCGGCGAAGATTCTACATCTTGGGCCCATTCGCTATGATATCGAACGCGGTGAGATGTGGCAGGGCGAAGACCCGGTGCGCCTAACCGCGACCGAAAGCCAGTTGATGAAAATATTCTCGGCTCAACCCGGCGAACCGATCAGCCGTGCCAAGCTGGTCGAAGATCTAGGGCGTGACAAAGGTCAGGCACAGGAGCGCGCTGTGGACGTACAGATCACCCGCTTGCGTCGTAAGCTTGAGCAAGATCCGAAGCAACCCCGGTATCTGCAGACCGTACGGGGTGCAGGGTATATGTTGGCACCGGATTGA
- a CDS encoding MarR family winged helix-turn-helix transcriptional regulator, whose translation MTDIRPAPVFGGESLLFLTDEQLRQGIEAMFFAYRGFTADPDRILTELAYGRAHHRAIHFINRAPGTTVNNLLAILGVTKQSLNRVLRSLIEDGLVESRVGTVDKRERHLFLTDKGKALEAKLSDAQRARMRAAYKDAGPEAVAGFRKVLEAMMDADMRRAYTKLRDTTS comes from the coding sequence ATGACCGACATCCGTCCCGCCCCGGTCTTTGGCGGAGAAAGCCTGTTGTTTCTGACAGATGAACAACTGAGGCAGGGCATCGAGGCCATGTTTTTTGCCTATCGAGGTTTTACCGCTGATCCTGATCGCATCCTGACTGAATTGGCCTATGGCCGGGCGCATCACCGGGCCATCCACTTCATCAACCGTGCGCCGGGAACAACCGTCAATAATTTGCTGGCCATATTGGGTGTCACGAAGCAATCGCTGAACCGCGTCTTGCGCAGCCTGATTGAAGATGGGTTGGTCGAAAGCCGGGTCGGGACAGTGGACAAACGAGAACGCCACCTATTTCTGACGGATAAGGGAAAGGCACTCGAGGCCAAACTATCTGACGCCCAGCGCGCCCGGATGCGTGCGGCCTACAAAGATGCGGGCCCCGAAGCGGTGGCCGGGTTTCGCAAAGTGCTTGAAGCGATGATGGATGCTGATATGCGTCGTGCATATACGAAACTGCGGGATACGACTTCATGA
- a CDS encoding branched-chain amino acid aminotransferase: protein MAGYDDRDGVIWMDGELVPWREANVHILSHAMHYASSVFEGERAYNGKIFKSREHSERLIASAEALDMPMPYSVDEIEAAKEEALKASGLQDAYVRALVWRGSGEDMGVASAKNPVRMAIAVWPWGAYYGDAKMQGAKLDIAEWKRPSPETIPVHAKAAGLYMICTISKHKAEAKGCSDALFMDYNGNVAEATGANVFFVKDGEVHTPLADCFLNGITRQTVIQMLKDKGITVHERRIRPEEMADFEQCWLTGTAAEVTPVGQIGDYTFEVGDLTREIAEDYEKLVRA, encoded by the coding sequence ATGGCTGGATATGACGATCGCGACGGTGTCATCTGGATGGATGGCGAATTGGTGCCCTGGCGTGAGGCCAATGTGCACATCCTGTCCCACGCGATGCATTATGCGTCTTCGGTGTTCGAGGGTGAGCGCGCTTACAACGGCAAGATCTTCAAGAGCCGCGAACATTCCGAACGCCTGATCGCGTCGGCAGAGGCGCTGGATATGCCGATGCCATACTCGGTCGATGAGATCGAGGCCGCCAAGGAAGAAGCGCTCAAAGCCAGTGGTCTTCAAGATGCGTATGTACGTGCGCTGGTCTGGCGCGGTTCGGGCGAGGATATGGGTGTGGCGTCCGCCAAGAACCCGGTTCGGATGGCCATCGCTGTTTGGCCTTGGGGTGCCTATTACGGTGACGCTAAGATGCAAGGCGCCAAGTTGGACATTGCCGAGTGGAAACGACCCAGTCCGGAAACCATTCCAGTCCATGCCAAGGCAGCAGGTCTTTACATGATCTGCACCATTTCCAAACACAAAGCTGAGGCCAAAGGCTGCTCGGACGCTTTGTTCATGGATTATAATGGCAACGTCGCCGAGGCGACGGGGGCAAATGTCTTCTTCGTTAAGGATGGCGAAGTGCACACCCCGCTGGCCGATTGCTTCCTCAACGGCATCACTCGTCAGACGGTGATCCAGATGCTGAAAGACAAGGGCATCACTGTTCATGAACGTCGGATCCGTCCCGAGGAGATGGCCGATTTCGAGCAATGCTGGCTGACTGGCACTGCAGCCGAGGTTACACCTGTCGGGCAGATAGGCGATTATACCTTCGAGGTTGGCGATCTGACCCGCGAAATCGCCGAAGATTACGAGAAATTGGTCCGCGCGTAA
- a CDS encoding AraC family transcriptional regulator — MLDLLSDILTRLSLRGTFYFRTSFTPPFGIQVPGFENVARFHFVQRGELKVHLPTTGETLRLRQGDLILIPHGAPHALLCNEVKPYDALPLERVLELSGYKGDGVLVYGGEEDERDTQLICGHFSFTGPAGRNGTGHMLIDRLPPFILIENYGEEAGAWIEATLRMIGSEVSGARIGGDLIALKLSEVLFAQAIRAYLEHQSPHDAALAGFADPRISRALTAFHQSPAQEWSVAMLAREAAMSRTAFAQLFSQKMGTTPMQYLTDWRMQIACHGLTENRWNVADAAAEVGYASEAAFSRVFKKQVGLSPAAYRAMH; from the coding sequence ATGTTAGATCTTCTCAGCGATATCCTTACACGCCTGTCTCTGCGTGGCACATTTTATTTCCGCACATCCTTTACTCCGCCGTTTGGGATACAGGTGCCGGGCTTCGAGAACGTGGCCCGGTTTCACTTTGTGCAACGCGGTGAATTGAAGGTGCACCTGCCAACAACCGGCGAGACCTTGCGGTTGCGGCAGGGTGATCTGATTCTTATTCCCCACGGTGCGCCGCATGCGCTGCTGTGTAATGAAGTCAAACCCTATGATGCCTTGCCCCTTGAGCGGGTGTTAGAGCTGTCAGGCTACAAAGGCGATGGTGTCCTGGTTTATGGCGGTGAGGAAGACGAGCGCGATACGCAACTGATTTGCGGACATTTCTCATTCACCGGGCCAGCCGGGCGAAACGGAACCGGTCATATGCTGATCGACCGGTTGCCACCTTTTATACTGATCGAGAATTACGGTGAAGAAGCGGGTGCCTGGATCGAGGCGACATTGCGTATGATCGGATCTGAAGTGTCCGGTGCTCGTATCGGCGGTGACCTGATCGCGCTGAAACTGTCCGAAGTGCTGTTTGCGCAAGCGATCCGGGCATACCTTGAACATCAAAGTCCTCATGATGCCGCGCTTGCCGGATTTGCCGATCCGCGCATCTCGCGGGCGCTGACAGCATTTCACCAGTCTCCGGCGCAGGAGTGGAGCGTTGCGATGCTCGCGCGAGAAGCAGCAATGTCACGCACCGCATTTGCGCAGCTTTTCTCACAAAAGATGGGGACTACCCCGATGCAGTACCTGACGGACTGGCGGATGCAGATCGCGTGCCATGGGTTGACCGAAAATCGCTGGAACGTTGCGGATGCCGCAGCAGAAGTGGGATACGCGTCCGAGGCTGCGTTTTCACGCGTGTTCAAGAAGCAGGTCGGACTGTCGCCCGCCGCGTACCGTGCGATGCACTAA
- the cobO gene encoding cob(I)yrinic acid a,c-diamide adenosyltransferase, producing MSDAQNHKEKMQEVQAKHRKKVSEAVDPGRGLVLINTGKGKGKSSAAFGVVIRALGWGQKVAVVQFIKGKWKTGERRFFEERDLVTWHTMGEGFTWDTQDRERDIAAATSAFNKACDLMKSGDYDLVVLDEINIALRYEYLSVDTVIEGLQTRSDKTSVFLTGRDAPQALRDYADLVTEMTEEKHPFQAGIKAQRGVDF from the coding sequence ATGAGCGACGCACAGAACCACAAAGAAAAGATGCAAGAGGTGCAAGCCAAGCACCGCAAGAAAGTCTCGGAAGCGGTCGATCCCGGCCGGGGACTGGTGCTGATCAATACAGGTAAGGGCAAGGGAAAATCCTCGGCTGCATTTGGCGTGGTGATCCGGGCATTGGGCTGGGGCCAGAAAGTGGCTGTGGTTCAGTTCATCAAGGGCAAGTGGAAAACCGGTGAGCGCAGGTTCTTTGAGGAACGCGACCTGGTCACCTGGCACACAATGGGCGAAGGGTTTACCTGGGATACGCAGGACCGCGAGCGCGACATCGCGGCAGCGACTTCGGCCTTCAACAAGGCCTGTGATCTGATGAAAAGCGGCGACTACGATCTGGTTGTCCTCGACGAGATCAATATCGCCCTGCGCTACGAATACCTTTCAGTAGACACTGTTATTGAAGGGCTTCAGACCCGATCAGACAAAACCAGCGTGTTCCTGACTGGCCGGGATGCCCCGCAAGCCCTCAGGGACTATGCGGATCTGGTAACCGAGATGACCGAAGAAAAACACCCGTTCCAAGCCGGCATCAAAGCCCAACGTGGTGTGGATTTCTAG